The following is a genomic window from Citrifermentans bemidjiense Bem.
TCCGAACTTCTTCAGTGCGGAGAGGAGCATGCTGAGGGTCAGCCTCACCCCCTCGACGATCGCCGACTCTTCGTTGGCGTGGTCGATGGCGCGCTCCAGGTTGTCCAGCGCCGGGAGGATCTCCATTATGACCTCCTCTTTGCCGTACTTGAGGATCTCTTCCTTCTCCTTTTGCACCCGCTTCCTGTAGTTCTCAAGGTCGGCCCTCTCGCGCAGGTACTTGTCCCAGTTGGCTGCCGATTCGAGTCCCTTGGCGGCCAGCGCCTCTTCAAGTTCCTTGATGCGATCGGCGTCGGAAAGCGGCTGCGCCACTTCGACCTTTTCCTGCGACGCGTCCGCCTTCTTCTCATGCTGATGCGAATCGTGCTTTTTCTTGTCCATCCGCTTCTTTTCTCCTTTATTCCGCTACTCGACTTCGAGCAGACGGCTGATCAGCTTGGCTGTGTAATCAACGATGGGGATCACCCTGCCGTACCCCATGCGGGTAGGCCCTATCACCCCGAGGACGCCTACCGTGTCCTTCCCGGTCATGTAGGTGGAGGTGACGAGACTCATCCCCTCCATCTTGAGGAGGTTCGACTCCGAACCTATGAAGATCTGCACCCCCCCGGCCGACAGCGAACGGTCCAAAAGGTCTAAGAGCATGCTCTTTTTCTCGAAGGTGCGGAAGATCTCCCGCATCTTGGCCGTGTCGGCGAATTCGGGCTGCTCCAGGATGTTCGCCTGCCCTTCCAGGAAGATCTCGGCCCCGTCGGCCTGTATGGTCTGCTGCGAAAGGGTCAACGCCCGCGCCATCATGGTGTCGTAGCGCACCTTCTCGTTTTGCATCTCGCTTAAAAGCCGCTCGCGCACCTGGGCAATGGTGAGCCCCTGCAGCATCCCGTTCAGGTAGTTGGCCATCCGGACCAGGTCTTCCTGCGCGATCTCCTCGCCGGTCTCCAGGAGCCGGTTCTGCACCGTACCGTTTTGCGAAACCAGGATGGCGAGCACCCTGCGGCTCGACAGCTTGACGAATTCCATCTGGTGGAAGACGTTGGCGGAGAGGTGCGGCGCCATCACCACCCCCATGTAACTGGAGGTCGAGGAGAGGAGCCGGCTGGTTTCCTTGAGCACCTCGGCGAGGTCCCTTCCCGCCATCCGGCAACGCCTTCTGATCTCCTCCCGGTTGTCCCGGGCGAGGTTCTTCACCTCGAGAATGGAGTTGACGTACAGGCGGTAGGCCTTGTCGGTCGGGATGCGCCCGGCGGAGGTGTGCGGGGAGGTGAGAAGTCCCATCTCCTCCAGGTCCGACATGACGTTTCTCACCGTAGCCGGGGAGAGCGCCAGCGCATGGCTGCGCGTTATGGTCCTGCTGCCAACAGGTTCGGCTGTTGCGATGTAATCCTCGATCACCGCCTCGAGGATGC
Proteins encoded in this region:
- the grpE gene encoding nucleotide exchange factor GrpE, with translation MDKKKHDSHQHEKKADASQEKVEVAQPLSDADRIKELEEALAAKGLESAANWDKYLRERADLENYRKRVQKEKEEILKYGKEEVIMEILPALDNLERAIDHANEESAIVEGVRLTLSMLLSALKKFGVTPVETPQGTPFNPEFHQAMGQVESADQEPNTIVAVFQKGYLLNERLLRPAMVTVAVKPAA
- the hrcA gene encoding heat-inducible transcriptional repressor HrcA; this encodes MEEQLSERSKRILEAVIEDYIATAEPVGSRTITRSHALALSPATVRNVMSDLEEMGLLTSPHTSAGRIPTDKAYRLYVNSILEVKNLARDNREEIRRRCRMAGRDLAEVLKETSRLLSSTSSYMGVVMAPHLSANVFHQMEFVKLSSRRVLAILVSQNGTVQNRLLETGEEIAQEDLVRMANYLNGMLQGLTIAQVRERLLSEMQNEKVRYDTMMARALTLSQQTIQADGAEIFLEGQANILEQPEFADTAKMREIFRTFEKKSMLLDLLDRSLSAGGVQIFIGSESNLLKMEGMSLVTSTYMTGKDTVGVLGVIGPTRMGYGRVIPIVDYTAKLISRLLEVE